A single window of Nocardioides baekrokdamisoli DNA harbors:
- a CDS encoding G1 family glutamic endopeptidase, whose product MSQHVVSRTAHISAVLLLAAGSTVVSQAATGATDHSALRRGTAGTSTNWSGYDVTAGGYTRVTASWVQPSVTCSGKKNAYSSFWVGLDGDGSSSVEQTGTDADCSRGRPAYYGWYEMYPAAPVNFTNPVSPGDTITATVTSDGAGNFTLLLTDGTKWTRTVTRSLTTAQLQSAEVIAEAPSSGRGVLPLANFGSVTFTGAQVNGTPIGSLNPNQITMAASGIVKAQPGPLSPDGQQFRVAWAHS is encoded by the coding sequence ATGTCGCAGCACGTCGTCAGCCGCACAGCACACATCTCGGCAGTCCTCCTGCTCGCAGCAGGCAGTACCGTGGTCAGCCAGGCAGCAACAGGTGCGACCGATCACTCCGCCCTTCGTCGAGGGACGGCCGGGACGAGTACGAACTGGTCCGGCTACGACGTCACCGCTGGCGGATACACCCGCGTGACCGCGTCCTGGGTGCAGCCGAGTGTCACCTGCTCGGGCAAGAAGAACGCATACTCCTCGTTCTGGGTCGGTCTTGATGGCGACGGCAGCAGCAGCGTCGAGCAGACAGGTACGGACGCGGACTGCTCCCGCGGGAGGCCCGCGTACTACGGCTGGTACGAGATGTATCCGGCTGCTCCGGTGAACTTCACCAACCCGGTCTCCCCCGGCGACACGATCACCGCGACCGTCACCTCGGACGGCGCCGGCAACTTCACCCTGCTGCTGACTGACGGTACGAAGTGGACCCGGACGGTGACCCGGTCACTGACAACTGCGCAGTTGCAATCAGCCGAGGTGATCGCGGAGGCTCCGTCGAGTGGCCGCGGCGTGCTGCCGTTGGCCAACTTCGGGTCGGTCACCTTCACCGGCGCCCAGGTGAACGGCACGCCGATCGGATCGCTGAACCCGAATCAGATCACCATGGCCGCCAGCGGCATCGTCAAGGCCCAACCCGGCCCGCTGTCTCCCGACGGGCAGCAGTTCAGAGTGGCCTGGGCGCACAGCTGA
- a CDS encoding DEAD/DEAH box helicase, whose amino-acid sequence MSSFADLGVPARLIDALAPQGITDPTPIQTATLPDSLAGRDVLGRGRTGSGKTYAFLLPMVARLADGSKARPKAPRALILAPTRELVGQIVESLEPLLAGTGLTVRTIFGGVGQNPQVDALRKGVDIVVACPGRLEDLIKQGHCTLGSVEITVIDEADHMADLGFLPGVRRLLAATPRNGQRLFFSATLDKAVDALVKQFLTNPVTHEADSAQSPVATMVHHVLHIERDQRLAILTDLVSAPGRTVVFTRTKHGAKGLARQLNREGVPAVELHGNLGQNARTRNMDAFHAGDATVLVATDIAARGIHVDDVTLVIHADPPSEHKAYLHRSGRTARAGNEGVVVTLMTSDQTKDVRDLTRAAGINPTTTRVSGASHPIMNEIAPGERFRGGAFVPAPMHGQIVKAEGETRSEGANAQRKRRRRAAGQGSGAGAAAPKQGQRQGGPKAGVPNAGAPKSGGTKPSGQGNRSGQGARTGQRSSGGHSAANFSGGRRSSGR is encoded by the coding sequence ATGTCTTCTTTTGCTGACCTCGGCGTGCCCGCACGCCTCATCGACGCCCTCGCACCGCAGGGCATCACCGACCCCACCCCGATCCAGACGGCGACCCTGCCCGACTCGCTCGCCGGCCGCGATGTACTCGGCCGCGGCCGCACCGGCTCCGGCAAGACGTACGCGTTCCTCCTTCCGATGGTCGCGCGCCTCGCGGACGGTTCCAAGGCACGTCCGAAGGCACCTCGTGCCCTGATCCTCGCGCCGACGCGTGAGCTCGTCGGCCAGATCGTCGAGTCCCTCGAGCCGCTCCTTGCCGGCACCGGCCTGACCGTACGCACCATCTTCGGCGGCGTCGGCCAGAACCCGCAGGTCGATGCGCTGCGCAAGGGCGTCGACATCGTCGTCGCCTGCCCGGGCCGCCTCGAAGACCTGATCAAGCAGGGTCACTGCACCCTCGGGTCCGTCGAGATCACCGTCATCGACGAGGCCGACCACATGGCCGACCTCGGCTTCCTCCCGGGCGTACGCCGCCTGCTCGCGGCCACCCCGCGCAATGGCCAGCGACTGTTCTTCTCCGCCACCCTCGACAAGGCCGTCGACGCGCTGGTCAAGCAGTTCCTGACCAACCCGGTCACTCATGAGGCGGACTCGGCGCAGTCGCCCGTCGCGACGATGGTGCACCACGTCCTGCACATCGAGCGCGACCAGCGCCTCGCGATCCTCACCGATCTGGTCAGCGCGCCGGGCCGCACGGTCGTCTTCACCCGCACCAAGCACGGCGCCAAGGGTCTGGCTCGCCAGCTCAACCGCGAGGGTGTCCCGGCTGTCGAACTCCACGGCAACCTCGGCCAGAACGCGCGGACTCGCAACATGGACGCGTTCCACGCCGGCGACGCGACCGTGCTCGTGGCCACCGACATCGCCGCGCGCGGCATTCACGTCGACGACGTCACCCTGGTCATCCACGCCGACCCGCCGTCCGAGCACAAGGCATACCTGCACCGCTCCGGTCGTACGGCTCGCGCCGGCAACGAGGGCGTCGTGGTGACGTTGATGACGTCAGACCAGACCAAGGACGTACGCGACCTGACGCGGGCAGCGGGCATCAACCCGACGACCACCCGCGTGAGCGGCGCATCGCACCCGATCATGAACGAGATCGCCCCCGGCGAGCGGTTCCGCGGCGGGGCGTTCGTTCCGGCACCGATGCACGGCCAGATCGTCAAAGCCGAAGGCGAGACCCGGTCAGAGGGTGCCAACGCACAGCGCAAGCGTCGCCGTCGTGCGGCGGGCCAGGGCAGCGGCGCCGGTGCTGCGGCGCCCAAGCAGGGTCAGCGCCAGGGCGGCCCGAAGGCTGGAGTGCCGAACGCCGGTGCGCCCAAGTCGGGCGGGACCAAGCCGTCAGGCCAGGGCAACCGCAGCGGTCAGGGCGCACGCACCGGGCAGCGGTCCAGTGGCGGCCACAGCGCCGCGAACTTCAGCGGCGGACGTCGCAGCTCCGGTCGCTGA
- a CDS encoding alpha/beta fold hydrolase — MLTTFDDWIAGGDRIVLGDHEIFVRQDGPAGGSPVTLIHGFPTSSHDWSAIVPALVEAGMRVTTLDLLGFGASDKPRGYDYSLLEQSDLVEAMWTALDIGDTALVAHDYGVSVAQELLARNPARVTRMVWLNGGLYPDLHRPIATQRLLHSPLGRLMAPVISERTFTAAMHQIMGRVPARADLHEMWRSIAYDNGKAVQHRVLRYIDERRTYAARWRQSLESYEGPSLFIWGPADPISGRHVIPRLRERMPNATIVDLDDGPATGHYPQVENPGAVIAALLPFLTADSQ; from the coding sequence ATGCTGACGACATTCGACGACTGGATTGCCGGCGGAGATCGGATCGTCCTCGGCGATCACGAGATCTTCGTACGCCAGGACGGTCCGGCGGGTGGCAGCCCGGTCACGCTGATCCACGGCTTCCCGACGTCCTCGCACGACTGGAGCGCAATCGTGCCGGCGCTCGTCGAGGCCGGGATGCGGGTCACGACGCTCGACCTGCTCGGCTTCGGCGCCAGCGACAAGCCGCGCGGGTACGACTACTCGCTGCTCGAGCAGTCTGACCTCGTGGAAGCGATGTGGACGGCGCTCGACATCGGTGACACGGCGCTGGTCGCTCACGACTACGGCGTCTCAGTCGCCCAGGAACTCCTAGCCCGCAACCCGGCGCGAGTGACTCGGATGGTCTGGCTCAACGGTGGCCTCTACCCCGATCTGCACCGCCCGATCGCGACGCAGAGACTTCTGCACAGCCCCCTCGGCCGACTGATGGCTCCGGTGATCAGCGAGCGCACCTTCACCGCGGCGATGCACCAGATCATGGGGCGCGTCCCGGCGAGGGCGGACCTGCACGAGATGTGGCGCTCCATCGCGTACGACAACGGCAAGGCAGTCCAGCACCGTGTGCTGCGCTACATCGACGAGCGCAGGACGTACGCCGCCCGCTGGCGGCAGTCGTTGGAGTCCTACGAAGGCCCGTCGCTCTTCATCTGGGGGCCAGCCGATCCGATCAGCGGCCGCCATGTGATCCCTCGACTGCGCGAGCGGATGCCCAACGCCACCATCGTTGACCTGGACGACGGTCCAGCGACCGGGCACTACCCGCAGGTCGAGAATCCCGGCGCCGTCATCGCCGCCCTCCTGCCGTTCCTCACCGCAGATTCGCAATAG
- a CDS encoding metal-sulfur cluster assembly factor, with amino-acid sequence MTLTIEDVSEAMKDVVDPELGVNVVDLGLVYGVHVDGDEVVLDMTLTSAACPLTDVITDQTNSALEELASNVHINWVWMPPWGPDKITDDGREMLRALGFNL; translated from the coding sequence ATGACGCTGACCATTGAAGACGTGTCCGAGGCCATGAAGGACGTCGTCGACCCCGAGCTCGGCGTGAACGTCGTCGACCTCGGCCTCGTCTATGGCGTACACGTCGACGGTGACGAGGTCGTGCTCGACATGACGCTCACCTCGGCGGCATGCCCGCTGACCGATGTCATCACCGATCAGACAAACTCGGCACTCGAGGAACTCGCCTCCAACGTGCACATCAACTGGGTCTGGATGCCGCCGTGGGGTCCCGACAAGATCACCGACGACGGTCGCGAGATGTTGCGGGCCCTCGGTTTCAACCTCTGA